One region of Caldanaerovirga acetigignens genomic DNA includes:
- the sleB gene encoding spore cortex-lytic enzyme, with amino-acid sequence MKKIFHKVILLIFLFVLLGMTTALAENLGDRILKEGSRGQDVAQLQSRLNSLGFWSGKVDGIFGPITKDAVMRFQKANSLKVDGIVGPQTLRALEINSVSRSSIGRFSARDIDLLARLVYAESRGEPYIGQVAVAATVLNRVNSLLYPNTIPEVIFQKVNGLYQYCTVQDGQIYMTPNETARRAVQDAIGGWDPTGGAIGFYNPAKTTNAWVRSRPITTIIGNHIFYK; translated from the coding sequence GTGAAAAAAATATTTCACAAAGTTATACTTTTAATTTTTTTGTTTGTATTGCTTGGAATGACAACTGCTCTTGCAGAAAATTTAGGAGATAGAATACTTAAAGAAGGAAGCAGGGGGCAGGACGTAGCCCAACTACAATCAAGGCTGAACAGCCTGGGTTTTTGGAGCGGGAAAGTAGATGGAATATTTGGCCCGATTACAAAAGATGCGGTAATGAGATTCCAAAAAGCAAACAGCCTAAAGGTTGATGGCATTGTTGGGCCGCAAACATTAAGGGCGTTGGAAATTAATAGTGTTTCAAGATCTAGTATAGGAAGATTTTCTGCAAGAGATATCGATTTACTTGCGAGGCTAGTTTACGCCGAATCAAGAGGGGAGCCTTATATAGGACAAGTTGCAGTTGCGGCAACAGTCTTGAATAGAGTAAACAGCCTTTTATATCCCAATACAATTCCGGAAGTAATTTTTCAAAAGGTAAATGGGTTATATCAGTACTGTACAGTACAAGATGGTCAGATTTACATGACTCCCAACGAGACCGCAAGAAGGGCAGTTCAGGACGCTATAGGAGGATGGGACCCCACTGGAGGGGCTATAGGATTTTACAATCCTGCTAAGACAACTAATGCATGGGTAAGGTCCCGACCGATCACAACTATTATAGGGAATCACATATTTTACAAGTAA